In Bacillus kexueae, the following proteins share a genomic window:
- the rpoD gene encoding RNA polymerase sigma factor RpoD, which yields MAEKQTHAEVSLDQVKDQIVELGKKRGVLSYEEIAERMSNFDVDSDQMDEYYEYLSDQGIELVGENGEDEDPNLQDLAKEDDEEFDLNDLSVPPGVKINDPVRMYLKEIGRVDLLSADEEIELAKRIEEGDEEAKRRLAEANLRLVVSIAKRYVGRGMLFLDLIQEGNMGLMKAVEKFDYRKGYKFSTYATWWIRQAITRAIADQARTIRIPVHMVETINKLIRVQRQLLQDLGREPSPEEIAEDMDLTPDKVREILKIAQEPVSLETPIGEEDDSHLGDFIEDQEATSPSEHAAYELLKEQLEDVLDTLTDREENVLRLRFGLDDGRTRTLEEVGKVFGVTRERIRQIEAKALRKLRHPSRSKRLKDFLE from the coding sequence ATGGCTGAAAAACAAACCCATGCCGAAGTTTCCTTAGACCAAGTAAAAGATCAAATCGTCGAGCTGGGTAAAAAGCGTGGAGTGTTATCATACGAAGAAATTGCTGAACGTATGTCAAACTTCGACGTTGATTCAGACCAAATGGATGAATATTACGAATATTTAAGTGATCAAGGTATCGAACTAGTCGGTGAAAATGGAGAAGATGAAGATCCAAATCTCCAAGATTTAGCAAAAGAAGACGATGAAGAATTTGATTTAAATGATTTAAGCGTTCCACCAGGTGTAAAAATTAACGACCCTGTTCGAATGTATTTAAAAGAAATTGGACGCGTTGATTTATTATCAGCTGACGAAGAAATTGAATTGGCAAAGCGAATTGAAGAGGGCGACGAAGAAGCGAAAAGAAGACTTGCGGAAGCAAACCTACGCCTTGTTGTTAGTATTGCGAAACGCTATGTTGGACGCGGAATGTTATTTTTAGATTTAATTCAAGAAGGTAATATGGGTCTTATGAAGGCGGTAGAAAAATTCGATTACCGCAAAGGATATAAGTTTAGTACGTATGCAACATGGTGGATTCGTCAAGCAATTACCCGTGCGATTGCTGACCAAGCAAGAACAATCCGTATTCCAGTTCATATGGTAGAAACCATCAATAAACTAATCCGTGTTCAACGTCAGTTGCTTCAAGATTTAGGTCGTGAACCATCTCCAGAAGAGATTGCTGAAGACATGGATTTAACACCGGATAAAGTAAGAGAAATTTTAAAAATTGCTCAAGAGCCGGTTTCATTAGAAACGCCAATTGGTGAAGAAGATGATTCTCATCTTGGCGACTTCATTGAAGATCAGGAAGCAACATCGCCTTCTGAACACGCTGCTTATGAGCTATTAAAAGAGCAGTTAGAAGACGTTCTTGATACGTTAACTGATCGTGAAGAAAACGTTTTGCGCTTGCGTTTCGGATTAGATGATGGTCGTACACGCACATTAGAAGAAGTCGGAAAAGTTTTCGGTGTGACACGTGAGCGAATCCGACAAATTGAAGCGAAAGCACTTCGTAAATTACGTCATCCGAGTAGAAGTAAACGTTTAAAAGACTTTTTAGAATAG
- a CDS encoding YaiI/YqxD family protein: MVKIFVDADACPVKKEILLVASRYDIPVHFVASYAHMSTVKQQGSWVYVDSEKESVDLYIMNNINTADIAITHDIGLASILLKKQVTVLSPKGNLYSEDSIETSLYLRYISAKERRSGHMTKGPKKFSKQDRIHFTKVLEKILSNYAGD; the protein is encoded by the coding sequence ATGGTGAAAATATTTGTCGATGCAGATGCATGTCCAGTAAAAAAAGAAATATTGCTAGTAGCTTCACGTTATGATATACCCGTTCACTTTGTAGCTTCCTACGCTCATATGTCTACTGTAAAACAGCAGGGTAGCTGGGTATATGTGGACAGTGAAAAGGAATCAGTCGACCTATATATCATGAATAATATTAATACAGCTGACATTGCCATTACGCATGATATAGGTTTGGCGAGCATCTTGTTGAAGAAGCAAGTTACGGTCCTTTCACCGAAGGGTAATTTGTACAGTGAGGACTCAATTGAAACTTCTTTATATCTTCGGTATATTTCGGCAAAAGAACGACGAAGTGGTCACATGACAAAGGGACCAAAGAAATTCTCAAAACAAGATCGAATTCATTTTACCAAAGTCTTAGAAAAAATTTTGTCGAATTATGCAGGAGATTAA
- a CDS encoding acyl-CoA dehydrogenase — protein sequence MNFELTQEQSMIKKMMREFAEGEVAPGAEERDRTKAFPEEVFSKLGELGILGLPFPEEYGGGGSDTISFAIVVEELSRVCASTGITYSAHISLGGAPIYLFGTEEQKQKYLTKICSGESLGAFGLTEPNAGSDAGGTETEAIEEGNDFVINGSKCFITNASYAQFLALTAVTGRNEKGEKEISAIIVPTDADGFTVLDQYEKMGLHASNTTELVLENVRVSQDHLLGNRGEGFKQFLQTLDGGRIGIGAMAVGIAQGAYEKALQYAKERKQFGKTLSQFQAIQFKLADMAMKIELARNMVYKAAWMKDQGKSFTKEASMCKLFASEMCMEVTSQAVQIHGGYGYMKDYHVERYMRDAKLLEIGEGTSEIQRLVIARQIGCS from the coding sequence ATGAATTTTGAATTAACACAGGAACAAAGCATGATCAAGAAGATGATGCGTGAGTTTGCAGAGGGGGAAGTGGCGCCTGGCGCTGAAGAGCGTGATCGGACCAAAGCTTTTCCGGAGGAAGTTTTTTCGAAGCTAGGTGAACTCGGAATTCTTGGACTTCCGTTCCCTGAAGAGTATGGAGGGGGAGGAAGTGATACGATAAGCTTTGCAATCGTAGTAGAAGAATTAAGTCGAGTATGTGCTTCGACAGGGATTACGTATTCGGCTCATATTTCATTAGGTGGGGCACCAATTTACTTGTTTGGAACAGAGGAGCAAAAACAAAAATATTTAACGAAAATTTGTTCTGGAGAGTCCCTAGGTGCTTTCGGGCTAACGGAGCCAAATGCAGGTTCGGATGCTGGGGGAACAGAAACTGAAGCAATAGAAGAGGGAAATGACTTTGTCATTAATGGGAGTAAATGTTTTATAACAAATGCCTCATACGCTCAATTTCTTGCGTTGACAGCAGTTACAGGAAGGAATGAAAAAGGAGAAAAAGAAATAAGCGCCATTATTGTTCCAACAGATGCAGATGGGTTTACAGTGCTAGATCAGTACGAGAAAATGGGGCTACACGCTTCGAACACGACTGAGCTCGTTTTAGAAAATGTTCGTGTATCGCAAGATCATTTATTAGGAAACCGGGGAGAAGGATTTAAACAGTTCCTACAAACGTTAGATGGGGGCAGAATAGGCATAGGTGCGATGGCAGTTGGGATAGCGCAGGGGGCTTATGAAAAAGCGCTGCAGTATGCAAAAGAGCGTAAGCAGTTCGGAAAGACGTTAAGTCAATTTCAGGCGATACAATTTAAGTTAGCTGATATGGCGATGAAAATTGAACTTGCTCGTAATATGGTATATAAAGCAGCTTGGATGAAGGACCAAGGGAAATCATTCACAAAAGAAGCATCGATGTGTAAATTGTTTGCATCTGAAATGTGTATGGAAGTAACGAGTCAAGCTGTTCAAATTCATGGCGGTTATGGGTATATGAAAGATTATCATGTGGAAAGATACATGAGAGATGCCAAGTTATTAGAAATTGGTGAAGGAACTAGTGAAATTCAGCGTCTTGTAATTGCTCGTCAAATTGGATGTTCATAA
- a CDS encoding helix-turn-helix transcriptional regulator, which produces MRTIELNKRQEQILQIVKDNGPITGEHIADQLNLTRATLRPDLAILTMAGYLEARPRVGYFYTGKSGSQLLSDKVKKLQVKDFQSIPVVVHENVSVYDAICTMFLEDVGTLIVVDDRSLLVGILSRKDLLRASIGKQDLTSIPVHIIMTRMPNVTVCKKDDLIIDVAKILIEKQIDALPVVKEIEEGYEVTGRVTKTNMTKILVGLVEDEII; this is translated from the coding sequence GTGAGGACGATAGAACTGAACAAACGCCAAGAACAGATTTTGCAAATCGTGAAAGATAATGGTCCAATAACAGGTGAGCATATCGCTGATCAATTGAATTTAACTCGCGCGACATTAAGACCTGACCTTGCAATATTAACAATGGCAGGGTATTTAGAAGCTCGTCCGCGAGTGGGCTATTTCTATACGGGAAAATCGGGTTCTCAACTATTAAGTGATAAAGTAAAGAAGCTTCAAGTAAAAGATTTTCAATCCATTCCCGTTGTTGTTCATGAAAACGTTTCAGTTTATGATGCGATTTGTACAATGTTTTTAGAAGACGTTGGAACGTTAATTGTCGTTGATGATCGCTCTTTACTAGTCGGCATATTATCTAGAAAAGATTTATTAAGGGCAAGTATTGGAAAACAAGACTTAACCTCGATTCCTGTACACATTATTATGACGAGAATGCCGAATGTAACGGTTTGTAAAAAAGATGATCTCATTATTGATGTGGCAAAAATTTTAATTGAAAAACAAATCGATGCTTTGCCTGTTGTAAAAGAAATTGAAGAAGGTTATGAAGTAACAGGAAGAGTAACGAAGACGAATATGACGAAGATACTCGTAGGGCTTGTTGAAGATGAGATTATCTAA
- the dnaG gene encoding DNA primase has product MGKRIPDEVVEQVQKSSDIVDVVGEYVQLKKQGRNYFGLCPFHGENTPSFSVSPEKQIYHCFGCGAGGNVFSFLMQLEGMTFTEAVARLAERSDISLPDTILTLDSESSKTNSDTERMIEANELIKKFYHHLLLNTKEGQQALNYLLERGFTEELIRTFEIGYALKSWDFITKFLVKRGYKPELLEKAGIVIQKEDGTYFDRFRDRIMFPIKNHQGKTIAFSGRVLQKDDQPKYLNSPETAIFNKRKILYNFHLARLHIRKQQEVVLFEGFADVISAVKSGVRHSIATMGTSLTDEQAKIISRNAQTVVICYDSDHAGIEATFRAAKVLQDTSSTIRVAQLPEGYDPDDYINQFGEEKFRSDVIGASVTLMAFKMNYYRKGKNLQDEAERLAYIEEIMTELSQLSNEVEQELYLGQLSEEFSISKETLKSQLKKRLSKNNKRTNEQMVKGEPQFRVQQRPLLPAYHNAERMLLAHMLRNQDVAERVLHEVGVDFNIEEHKAIATYLYAFYEEGHEPDISLFLSKLPNDQVRRIVSEIAMMNISSEFNEKEIKDYITHVSKQKEMSILNEKEAERREAERQKDYVKAAQIAMELIQLKKGN; this is encoded by the coding sequence ATGGGAAAAAGAATTCCCGACGAAGTTGTTGAACAAGTTCAAAAATCATCCGACATCGTGGATGTGGTTGGAGAATATGTCCAACTAAAGAAGCAAGGCCGCAATTATTTTGGACTTTGTCCGTTTCATGGAGAAAATACTCCGTCTTTTTCCGTTTCTCCAGAAAAGCAAATTTATCATTGCTTCGGATGTGGTGCTGGCGGTAATGTGTTCTCCTTTTTAATGCAATTAGAAGGAATGACCTTCACTGAAGCAGTGGCCCGACTTGCCGAACGTTCAGACATTTCGTTGCCAGATACAATACTCACATTGGATAGTGAATCATCCAAAACGAATTCTGATACTGAACGCATGATCGAAGCAAATGAACTTATAAAGAAATTTTACCATCATTTGTTATTAAATACAAAGGAAGGACAGCAAGCGTTAAATTACTTGCTTGAGAGAGGATTTACGGAGGAGCTTATCCGTACATTTGAAATAGGTTATGCCTTGAAAAGTTGGGACTTCATAACGAAATTCCTCGTGAAACGGGGCTACAAACCTGAGCTCTTAGAGAAGGCTGGGATTGTAATTCAAAAAGAGGACGGAACATATTTTGATCGTTTTCGTGACCGAATTATGTTTCCGATTAAAAATCATCAAGGCAAAACGATTGCTTTTTCAGGAAGAGTGTTACAAAAGGATGATCAACCTAAATATTTAAATAGTCCTGAAACAGCCATATTCAACAAACGAAAAATATTATATAACTTTCACCTAGCAAGGCTACATATTCGAAAACAGCAAGAAGTTGTTTTATTTGAAGGATTTGCTGATGTCATTTCGGCTGTAAAATCAGGTGTTCGACACTCGATTGCAACGATGGGAACGTCATTGACGGATGAACAAGCGAAAATTATTAGTCGTAATGCTCAAACTGTAGTAATTTGCTATGATTCCGATCACGCTGGTATCGAAGCTACTTTTCGAGCTGCAAAAGTACTTCAAGACACAAGTTCGACGATAAGGGTAGCACAACTTCCAGAAGGTTATGACCCTGATGACTACATCAATCAGTTCGGCGAGGAGAAATTTCGAAGTGATGTAATAGGGGCAAGTGTCACGTTAATGGCATTTAAAATGAATTACTACAGAAAAGGGAAAAACCTTCAAGATGAGGCCGAGCGATTAGCGTATATTGAAGAGATTATGACTGAACTCAGTCAATTATCGAACGAGGTAGAACAAGAATTATATTTAGGGCAATTATCTGAAGAATTCTCTATCTCAAAAGAGACGCTAAAATCGCAATTAAAGAAACGTTTGTCGAAAAACAATAAGCGTACAAATGAGCAAATGGTAAAGGGTGAACCTCAATTTCGAGTTCAACAACGTCCTTTGCTTCCTGCTTACCACAATGCAGAACGAATGTTATTAGCGCATATGTTGCGTAACCAAGACGTAGCAGAACGAGTATTGCATGAAGTGGGAGTTGACTTTAATATTGAGGAGCATAAAGCCATTGCAACTTATTTATATGCCTTTTATGAAGAAGGTCATGAGCCTGATATAAGCCTTTTTCTTAGTAAGCTCCCAAATGATCAAGTTCGCCGAATTGTTTCAGAGATTGCCATGATGAATATTTCTTCTGAGTTTAATGAAAAGGAAATAAAGGATTATATTACCCATGTGTCGAAACAGAAAGAAATGTCCATCCTAAATGAAAAGGAAGCAGAAAGGCGAGAAGCAGAAAGGCAAAAGGATTATGTAAAGGCTGCACAAATAGCTATGGAGTTAATCCAATTGAAAAAAGGAAATTAA
- a CDS encoding pyruvate, water dikinase regulatory protein, whose protein sequence is MSSRILYVVSDSVGETADLVVKAAISQFNGAANNTLVKRIPYVEDKETIKEVVQLAKLDNAIICFTLVVPELRSFLLQEAKAQGVVYHDIIGPLIDKMETAYEITPKYEPGRVRKLDDDYFKKVEAIEFAVKYDDGRDPRGIMKADIVLVGVSRTSKTPLSQYLALKRFKVANVPIVPEVDPPEELFKVSPKKCIGLKISPEKLNFIRKERLKALGLNDQAFYANIDRIKEEIEYFEKVVDRIGCQVIDVSNKAVEETANIIQNIMSQSK, encoded by the coding sequence TTGAGTAGTCGAATTTTATACGTCGTATCAGATTCTGTGGGGGAAACAGCAGATTTAGTGGTGAAAGCGGCCATTAGTCAATTTAATGGTGCGGCCAATAATACACTAGTAAAACGAATCCCATACGTAGAAGATAAAGAAACGATTAAAGAAGTTGTTCAATTAGCTAAATTGGATAATGCAATCATATGCTTTACGCTTGTTGTTCCTGAACTGCGATCATTCTTATTGCAAGAAGCAAAAGCGCAAGGTGTAGTATATCATGATATTATAGGTCCACTCATCGACAAAATGGAGACAGCATATGAGATAACTCCTAAATATGAACCAGGACGAGTACGAAAATTAGATGACGACTATTTCAAAAAGGTAGAAGCGATTGAATTTGCTGTGAAATATGACGATGGGCGAGATCCTCGTGGAATAATGAAGGCGGATATAGTACTTGTCGGTGTGTCACGTACATCTAAAACACCATTATCCCAATACTTAGCATTAAAACGTTTTAAAGTTGCAAATGTCCCAATTGTACCAGAAGTCGATCCACCTGAAGAATTATTTAAAGTGTCTCCTAAAAAGTGTATCGGATTAAAGATTAGTCCTGAAAAACTCAACTTTATTCGAAAAGAAAGACTGAAAGCTTTAGGATTAAATGACCAAGCTTTTTATGCCAATATTGATCGAATTAAAGAGGAAATTGAGTACTTTGAGAAGGTCGTGGATCGAATTGGATGCCAAGTTATTGATGTGTCCAACAAAGCGGTAGAAGAAACGGCTAATATTATTCAAAATATTATGTCTCAGTCGAAGTAG